The Terracoccus luteus genome includes a region encoding these proteins:
- a CDS encoding ABC transporter ATP-binding protein: MAEGVKTEEEKAAAERRGPQRSGGPMSMGQPAEKSLDFGPSAKRLLGRLRPHRAKVVVVLVFAVVSVALSSIGPKVLGRATDLIFAGIIGRQVGEGAPPGTTKQQVVDGLRASGQTTYADLVSNVDFVPGRGVDFDAVGRVLLLVVGLFVVASLLMWVQGWILQGVLQRTMYDLRQEVEAKLNRLPLPYFDNQPRGELLSRVTNDIDNVGQSLQQTLSQLLNSLLTVIAVLGIMFWISWVLALIALVTIPISIVVTALIAKRSQKLFVQQWRNTGELNGIVEETFTGHGLVKVYGRQRETEAEFERKNDELFGAAFGAQFISGIIMPVMMFVGNLNYVAIAVVGGLRVASGTMSLGDVQAFIQYSRQFTQPLTQVASMANVLQSGVASAERVFAVLDAPEQEPDAGSPVRLDDPHGAVAFEDVSFAYTPEKPLIEGLDLSVRPGETVAIVGPTGAGKTTLVNLVMRFYELDGGRITIDGVDIRDLTRHDLRSRIGMVLQDTWLFGGSIRDNIAYGRPGATDAEVLEAARATYVDRFVHSLPDGYDTVLDDEAGNISAGEKQLVTIARAFLSDPALLILDEATSSVDTRTELLVQQAMAALRADRTSFVIAHRLSTIRDADLILVMEDGHIVEQGSHAELLEADGAYARLYRAQFAGAASALDDDPVQVPVAAPGLVSVGAGAPGPAGGPGVPAPDDAVPAPHDPEER; this comes from the coding sequence ATGGCCGAGGGAGTCAAGACCGAGGAGGAGAAGGCCGCCGCCGAGCGCCGCGGCCCGCAGCGGTCGGGCGGTCCGATGTCGATGGGCCAGCCCGCCGAGAAGTCGCTCGACTTCGGGCCGTCGGCCAAGCGGCTGCTCGGCCGGCTACGACCTCACCGCGCCAAGGTCGTCGTCGTGCTCGTGTTCGCCGTCGTGAGCGTCGCGCTCAGCTCGATCGGGCCGAAGGTCCTCGGCCGGGCCACCGACCTCATCTTCGCCGGCATCATCGGGCGGCAGGTGGGCGAGGGCGCCCCGCCCGGCACGACGAAGCAGCAGGTTGTCGACGGCCTGCGCGCCAGTGGTCAGACGACGTACGCCGACCTCGTGTCGAACGTCGACTTCGTCCCCGGCCGAGGCGTCGACTTCGACGCCGTCGGTCGCGTGCTGCTGCTCGTCGTCGGCCTGTTCGTCGTCGCCTCGCTGCTCATGTGGGTGCAGGGCTGGATCCTGCAGGGGGTGCTCCAGCGCACCATGTACGACCTGCGTCAGGAGGTCGAGGCCAAGCTCAACCGGCTGCCGCTGCCGTACTTCGACAACCAGCCACGCGGCGAGCTGCTCAGCCGGGTCACCAACGACATCGACAACGTCGGGCAGTCGCTGCAGCAGACCCTGTCGCAGCTGCTCAACTCGCTGCTCACCGTCATCGCCGTGCTCGGCATCATGTTCTGGATCTCGTGGGTGCTGGCCCTCATCGCCCTCGTGACGATCCCGATCTCCATCGTCGTCACGGCCCTCATCGCCAAGCGCTCGCAGAAGCTGTTCGTGCAGCAGTGGCGCAACACGGGTGAGCTCAACGGCATCGTCGAGGAGACCTTCACCGGGCACGGCCTCGTCAAGGTCTACGGCCGCCAGCGCGAGACCGAGGCGGAGTTCGAGCGCAAGAACGACGAGCTGTTCGGCGCCGCGTTCGGGGCGCAGTTCATCAGCGGCATCATCATGCCGGTCATGATGTTCGTCGGGAACCTCAACTACGTCGCCATCGCCGTCGTCGGCGGTCTCCGGGTGGCGAGCGGCACGATGAGCCTCGGCGACGTGCAGGCCTTCATCCAGTACTCCCGCCAGTTCACCCAGCCGCTCACGCAGGTGGCCTCCATGGCCAACGTGCTGCAGTCGGGCGTCGCCTCCGCCGAACGCGTCTTCGCGGTGCTCGACGCGCCGGAGCAGGAGCCGGATGCCGGGTCGCCCGTCCGCCTCGACGACCCCCACGGGGCCGTCGCCTTCGAGGACGTCTCGTTCGCGTACACGCCGGAGAAGCCGCTCATCGAAGGGCTCGACCTGTCGGTACGGCCCGGCGAGACCGTCGCCATCGTCGGCCCGACCGGGGCCGGCAAGACGACGCTCGTCAACCTCGTCATGCGGTTCTACGAGCTCGACGGCGGACGCATCACGATCGACGGCGTCGACATCCGCGACCTCACCCGCCACGACCTGCGCTCGCGCATCGGCATGGTGCTGCAGGACACCTGGCTCTTCGGCGGCAGCATCCGCGACAACATCGCCTACGGGCGGCCCGGGGCCACCGACGCCGAGGTACTCGAGGCGGCTCGCGCGACCTACGTCGACCGCTTCGTCCACTCGCTGCCCGACGGCTACGACACGGTGCTCGACGACGAGGCAGGCAACATCTCGGCCGGTGAGAAGCAGCTCGTCACCATCGCCCGGGCGTTCCTGTCCGACCCGGCGCTGCTCATCCTCGACGAGGCGACGAGCTCGGTCGACACCCGCACCGAGCTGCTCGTGCAGCAGGCCATGGCGGCGCTGCGGGCCGACCGCACGAGCTTCGTCATCGCGCACCGGCTCTCGACCATCCGCGACGCCGACCTCATCCTCGTCATGGAGGACGGGCACATCGTCGAGCAGGGCAGCCACGCCGAGCTGCTCGAGGCAGACGGGGCGTACGCGCGCCTCTACCGCGCCCAGTTCGCGGGGGCGGCATCCGCCCTCGACGACGACCCGGTGCAGGTGCCGGTCGCGGCGCCCGGGTTGGTCAGCGTGGGCGCAGGAGCCCCCGGTCCGGCCGGTGGGCCGGGTGTGCCCGCGCCCGACGACGCCGTCCCGGCCCCGCACGACCCGGAGGAGCGCTGA
- a CDS encoding ABC transporter ATP-binding protein: MLIRLLRAHLRSYRPLVLLIVVAQFASTMASLYLPSLNGQIIDEGVAKGDTGFIVGHGGIMLAVSLVQIAASVAATYLAARVAMGMGRDIRARVFSRVVDFSAQEVTRFGAPTLISRTTNDVTQVQTVTFMAFALLVTTPIMMVGGIVMALREDVGLSWLVAVAVPLLGLVVGLVISRMVPWFGRMQTSLDGVNRVLREQITGIRVVRAFVREEHEEARFAEANGQLTNAGLQVGRLLALVFPIVMFIFNISTVAVMWFGGHRVDSGAMQIGELTAFLSYLVQILMAVMMATFMATMIPRAAVSSGRIVEVLDTDSSVVAPSRPTRMPVGAAGLAFRGVDFHYPGAEAAVLHDVSFEARPGRTTAVIGSTGAGKTTLVGLVPRLFDVSDGTVEVGGVDVRELELDDLWDRIGLVPQKPYLFSGTVASNLRYGNPEASDDELWEALRISQGEDFVRAMGGLDSPIAQGGTNVSGGQRQRLAIARAVVTRPDIYLFDDSFSALDLSTDARLRRALRPVTAASTVVIVAQRVSTIVDADHIVVLDDGRVVGQGTHDELLATCETYQEIVESQRSAEVAA, translated from the coding sequence ATGCTGATCCGGCTGCTGCGGGCGCACCTGCGCTCCTACCGCCCCCTGGTCCTGCTCATCGTGGTCGCGCAGTTCGCCAGCACGATGGCCTCGCTGTACCTGCCGAGCCTCAACGGCCAGATCATCGACGAGGGTGTCGCCAAGGGCGACACCGGGTTCATCGTCGGGCACGGCGGCATCATGCTCGCCGTCAGCCTCGTGCAGATCGCCGCGTCGGTCGCCGCGACCTACCTCGCCGCCCGGGTGGCGATGGGGATGGGCCGCGACATCCGCGCCCGCGTCTTCTCCCGGGTCGTCGACTTCTCGGCGCAGGAGGTCACCCGCTTCGGCGCGCCCACCCTCATCTCGCGGACCACCAACGACGTCACGCAGGTGCAGACGGTGACCTTCATGGCCTTCGCCCTGCTCGTGACCACACCGATCATGATGGTCGGCGGCATCGTCATGGCGCTGCGCGAGGACGTCGGCCTCTCGTGGCTGGTCGCCGTCGCGGTGCCCCTGCTCGGCCTCGTCGTCGGCCTCGTCATCTCGCGCATGGTGCCGTGGTTCGGGCGCATGCAGACCTCGCTCGACGGGGTCAACCGCGTCCTGCGCGAGCAGATCACCGGCATCCGCGTCGTGCGGGCCTTCGTGCGGGAGGAGCACGAGGAGGCCCGCTTCGCCGAGGCCAACGGGCAGCTGACGAACGCGGGGCTGCAGGTCGGGCGGCTGCTCGCGCTCGTCTTCCCGATCGTCATGTTCATCTTCAACATCTCGACCGTCGCCGTCATGTGGTTCGGCGGGCACCGCGTCGACTCGGGCGCGATGCAGATCGGCGAGCTGACGGCCTTCCTGTCCTACCTCGTCCAGATCCTCATGGCCGTCATGATGGCCACGTTCATGGCCACGATGATCCCGCGCGCGGCGGTCAGCTCCGGCCGCATCGTCGAGGTGCTCGACACCGACTCGTCGGTCGTCGCACCCTCGCGGCCGACCCGGATGCCGGTCGGTGCGGCCGGTCTCGCCTTCCGCGGCGTCGACTTCCACTACCCGGGGGCCGAGGCGGCCGTGCTGCACGACGTGAGCTTCGAGGCGCGGCCCGGGCGCACGACCGCCGTCATCGGCTCGACCGGCGCCGGCAAGACGACCCTCGTCGGGCTGGTGCCCCGCCTCTTCGACGTCTCCGACGGCACCGTCGAGGTGGGTGGGGTCGACGTGCGCGAGCTCGAGCTCGACGACCTCTGGGACCGCATCGGGCTCGTGCCGCAGAAGCCGTACCTCTTCAGCGGCACGGTGGCGAGCAACCTGCGCTACGGCAACCCCGAGGCGAGCGACGACGAGCTGTGGGAGGCCCTGCGCATCAGCCAGGGCGAGGACTTCGTGCGCGCCATGGGCGGGCTCGACTCACCCATCGCGCAGGGCGGCACCAACGTGTCGGGCGGGCAGCGTCAGCGGCTCGCCATCGCGCGGGCCGTCGTCACGCGGCCGGACATCTACCTCTTCGACGACTCGTTCTCGGCGCTCGACCTCTCGACCGACGCGAGGCTGCGCCGCGCGCTGCGGCCGGTGACGGCGGCCAGCACCGTCGTCATCGTCGCCCAGCGGGTCTCGACCATCGTCGACGCCGACCACATCGTCGTGCTCGACGACGGCCGCGTCGTCGGGCAGGGCACGCACGACGAGCTGCTCGCGACGTGCGAGACCTACCAAGAGATCGTCGAGTCCCAGCGCAGCGCGGAGGTGGCAGCCTGA
- a CDS encoding TetR/AcrR family transcriptional regulator: MAPDDRRDALVDAFVRVARREGRAPTTSEIAAEAGVAEGTIYRVFASKDQLEQDAVQAAFCPGPVRRRITAVDPEGSLHDRLVAFTRIMQARFTEVFGLMGALGLTEPPNRGPHLACYEAGRHVRGPEGDAHVPVHQPLLDTVHALLVHDDDELIVPGPELVHRLRLFTFSASHPGITDGAVLTPEEIVDTVLLGLRRRDDAPTNGLTPTPRESVASRASRATRHPSHDHPAGARRPDREAPSC, encoded by the coding sequence ATGGCCCCCGACGACCGGCGCGACGCACTCGTCGACGCCTTCGTCCGGGTGGCCCGTCGCGAGGGCCGGGCGCCGACGACGAGCGAGATCGCAGCGGAGGCGGGCGTCGCCGAGGGCACCATCTACCGGGTCTTCGCGAGCAAGGACCAGCTCGAGCAGGATGCCGTGCAGGCCGCCTTCTGCCCGGGGCCGGTGCGGCGCCGCATCACCGCCGTCGACCCCGAGGGCTCGCTGCACGACCGGCTCGTCGCCTTCACCCGCATCATGCAGGCCCGCTTCACCGAGGTCTTCGGCCTCATGGGCGCCCTCGGCCTCACCGAGCCGCCCAACCGCGGCCCGCACCTGGCCTGCTACGAGGCCGGCCGCCACGTCCGCGGCCCTGAGGGCGACGCGCACGTCCCGGTGCACCAGCCGCTGCTCGACACCGTCCACGCCCTGCTCGTGCACGACGACGACGAGCTGATCGTGCCCGGCCCCGAGCTCGTGCACCGGCTGCGCCTGTTCACCTTCTCGGCCAGCCACCCCGGCATCACCGACGGGGCCGTGCTGACGCCGGAGGAGATCGTCGACACCGTCCTGCTCGGGCTGCGGCGTCGTGACGATGCCCCGACAAACGGGTTGACCCCCACCCCACGTGAGTCCGTAGCGTCGAGGGCGTCCCGGGCCACCCGGCATCCGAGTCACGACCACCCCGCCGGCGCACGTCGTCCCGACAGAGAGGCACCGTCATGCTGA
- a CDS encoding SDR family oxidoreductase: MAGTARDRLDGRRALVTGGSKGSGRAVAGRLREMGADVWTTARTMPVGYERPDRFIAADTSTTEGVATVAGRVAEHGALDILVHVVGGSSTPPGGFAAVTDDQWLAELNLNFMGAVRLDRALVPAMVASGGGVVLHFGPIQRLMPLHDATLPYASAKAALRTYSKGLANELAPRGVRVNTISPGGIRTEAYEDFVQTLADGNGMTVDEARQSVFDALGGVPSGRFATTEEIADLVGFLVSDRASAIVGAEYVIDGGTVPTV; this comes from the coding sequence ATGGCAGGCACGGCACGCGACCGGCTCGACGGCCGCAGGGCCCTGGTCACCGGGGGCTCGAAGGGGTCGGGCCGAGCCGTCGCCGGACGGCTCCGTGAGATGGGCGCCGACGTCTGGACCACCGCCCGCACGATGCCCGTCGGCTACGAGCGACCGGACCGGTTCATCGCGGCGGACACCTCGACGACCGAAGGGGTGGCCACCGTGGCCGGCCGGGTGGCCGAGCACGGCGCGCTCGACATCCTCGTCCACGTGGTCGGTGGGTCGTCGACGCCTCCCGGTGGTTTCGCGGCCGTGACCGACGACCAGTGGCTCGCCGAGCTGAACCTCAACTTCATGGGGGCGGTACGGCTCGACCGGGCGCTCGTGCCCGCCATGGTCGCGTCCGGCGGGGGTGTCGTCCTGCACTTCGGCCCCATCCAGCGCCTCATGCCGCTCCACGACGCCACGCTGCCCTACGCGTCGGCGAAGGCGGCGCTGCGCACGTACAGCAAGGGACTCGCGAACGAGCTGGCCCCGCGGGGGGTGCGGGTCAACACGATCAGCCCGGGCGGCATCCGGACCGAGGCCTACGAGGACTTCGTGCAGACGCTGGCGGACGGCAACGGGATGACGGTCGACGAGGCCAGGCAGAGCGTCTTCGACGCCCTCGGCGGGGTCCCGTCGGGCCGGTTCGCGACCACGGAGGAGATCGCCGACCTGGTCGGGTTCCTCGTCTCGGACCGGGCCTCGGCGATCGTGGGCGCGGAGTACGTCATCGACGGCGGGACCGTCCCGACCGTGTGA
- a CDS encoding nuclear transport factor 2 family protein, whose translation MDTTTLEQLPTPIRDFLRAQEASDAEAALALLAPGAVITDLGETFSGEPALRHFVSEAGAEFTYTSEVTKVARDGAVWVVGHHLEGDFPGGTADLDYRFALDGERVGRLDIVAG comes from the coding sequence ATGGACACCACGACGCTCGAGCAGCTGCCCACCCCGATCCGTGACTTCCTCCGGGCCCAGGAGGCCAGCGACGCCGAGGCGGCGCTCGCCCTGCTGGCCCCGGGAGCCGTGATCACCGACCTCGGCGAGACCTTCAGCGGCGAGCCGGCCCTGCGCCACTTCGTGAGCGAGGCGGGCGCGGAGTTCACCTACACCAGCGAGGTCACCAAGGTCGCCCGCGACGGCGCCGTCTGGGTGGTGGGCCACCACCTCGAGGGCGACTTCCCCGGCGGCACGGCCGACCTCGACTACCGGTTCGCCCTCGACGGCGAGCGGGTCGGGCGGCTCGACATCGTCGCCGGCTGA